A part of Corvus cornix cornix isolate S_Up_H32 chromosome Z, ASM73873v5, whole genome shotgun sequence genomic DNA contains:
- the ARL14EPL gene encoding ARL14 effector protein-like isoform X1, protein MCVFHKGGQMSDLVEENCEKSYSSQETSAEKNVSPAKDCSIRHRKLMKNKTHNSASHMTTCELHATVPESCIQSHDCSISGQDAQSQKLEKQLKCLAFQNPGPQVADFNPETRKQKKKACMSQMKQNFFYESKFTKKYDKHGRLLYNDIDLCDCLEMDCLGCFYPCPKCNSNKCGPECRCNRKWVYDTIETEAGDVISVLPFFVPD, encoded by the exons ATGTGCGTATTTCACAAGGGTGGTCAAATGAGTGATCTCGTGGAAGAAAACTGTGAGAAGAGCTATTCGTCCCAGGAaacatctgcagaaaaaaatgtgtctccTGCTAAGGACTGCTCAATAAGACACAGAAAATTG atgaAGAACAAAACACATAATTCTGCCTCTCACATGACAACTTGCGAACTCCATGCCACTGTACCAGAGTCATGCATTCAGAGTCATGATTGTTCCATCTCCGGTCAGGATGCACAGTCG CAAAAACTCGAGAAACAATTAAAATGCTTAGCCTTTCAAAATCCAGGACCTCAGGTAGCTGACTTCAATCCTGAAactagaaagcagaaaaagaaagcatgcaTGTCacagatgaaacaaaattttttttatgagtCCAA ATTTACAAAGAAGTACGACAAACATGGCAGGCTGCTTTACAATGACATAGATTTATGTGACTGCCTGGAAATGGACTGCCTGGGTTGCTTCTATCCTTGCCCCAAATGCAATTCAAACAAATGTGGACCAGAATGTCGCTGCAATAGAAAATGGGTTTATGATACAATTGAGACTGAAGCAGGGGATGTGATCAGTGTGCTACCATTTTTTGTCCCTGACTGA
- the ARL14EPL gene encoding ARL14 effector protein-like isoform X2, with protein sequence MSDLVEENCEKSYSSQETSAEKNVSPAKDCSIRHRKLMKNKTHNSASHMTTCELHATVPESCIQSHDCSISGQDAQSQKLEKQLKCLAFQNPGPQVADFNPETRKQKKKACMSQMKQNFFYESKFTKKYDKHGRLLYNDIDLCDCLEMDCLGCFYPCPKCNSNKCGPECRCNRKWVYDTIETEAGDVISVLPFFVPD encoded by the exons ATGAGTGATCTCGTGGAAGAAAACTGTGAGAAGAGCTATTCGTCCCAGGAaacatctgcagaaaaaaatgtgtctccTGCTAAGGACTGCTCAATAAGACACAGAAAATTG atgaAGAACAAAACACATAATTCTGCCTCTCACATGACAACTTGCGAACTCCATGCCACTGTACCAGAGTCATGCATTCAGAGTCATGATTGTTCCATCTCCGGTCAGGATGCACAGTCG CAAAAACTCGAGAAACAATTAAAATGCTTAGCCTTTCAAAATCCAGGACCTCAGGTAGCTGACTTCAATCCTGAAactagaaagcagaaaaagaaagcatgcaTGTCacagatgaaacaaaattttttttatgagtCCAA ATTTACAAAGAAGTACGACAAACATGGCAGGCTGCTTTACAATGACATAGATTTATGTGACTGCCTGGAAATGGACTGCCTGGGTTGCTTCTATCCTTGCCCCAAATGCAATTCAAACAAATGTGGACCAGAATGTCGCTGCAATAGAAAATGGGTTTATGATACAATTGAGACTGAAGCAGGGGATGTGATCAGTGTGCTACCATTTTTTGTCCCTGACTGA